In Luteitalea sp. TBR-22, one genomic interval encodes:
- a CDS encoding BON domain-containing protein: MNRMIDGSRGLFAAGALVVAAVLAPGAQAQTTADKAREAGRETKQEAREVGQDTKQAAKGTGNAISDSWITMKVHAQFVPEDVLEDSDIDVETRKGVVTLMGTVPTAAGKSRAVAIARATDGVKNVADRLRVVPGSDDDDGKAVGAAGAAAREGARDTKATTRQAGRGMSDGWVTSKIYADFIDEDALEGSDIDVDVEKGVVTLTGTVPTRAGSDRAAAVAKAIDGVTSVRNNLKVRAQK, translated from the coding sequence ATGAATCGAATGATCGACGGCAGCCGCGGCCTGTTCGCGGCCGGCGCCCTCGTGGTGGCCGCCGTCCTGGCGCCCGGCGCCCAGGCGCAGACCACGGCAGACAAGGCGCGCGAGGCGGGACGCGAGACCAAGCAGGAGGCCCGCGAGGTGGGCCAGGACACCAAGCAGGCCGCCAAGGGGACGGGGAACGCCATCTCGGACTCGTGGATCACCATGAAGGTGCACGCGCAGTTCGTGCCCGAGGACGTCCTCGAGGACAGCGACATCGACGTGGAGACCCGCAAGGGCGTGGTCACCCTGATGGGCACGGTGCCGACGGCCGCCGGCAAGTCGCGCGCCGTGGCGATCGCCAGGGCCACCGACGGCGTGAAGAACGTCGCCGATCGCCTGCGCGTGGTGCCGGGCAGCGATGACGACGACGGCAAGGCCGTCGGTGCGGCGGGCGCGGCGGCGCGCGAAGGCGCCCGCGACACGAAGGCGACGACACGCCAGGCCGGCCGTGGCATGAGCGACGGCTGGGTGACGTCGAAGATCTACGCCGACTTCATCGACGAGGATGCGCTCGAGGGCAGCGACATCGATGTCGACGTGGAGAAGGGCGTGGTGACCCTGACCGGCACCGTGCCGACCAGGGCCGGTTCTGACCGTGCCGCCGCCGTCGCCAAGGCGATCGACGGCGTCACGTCGGTGCGCAACAACCTCAAGGTGCGCGCACAGAAGTAG
- a CDS encoding class I SAM-dependent methyltransferase, with protein MSRVRRLALASALVLLPAVALAQVGVRPAREYIAMLDAPERVEAMRVPELIARLAVKKEMVVADVGAGSGVLTGPLALATGPGGVVYASDIDPDLLAHIARRAESARLPQVRTVLGTFTDPMLPQAVDLALMNDVLHHVADRAAYLKAVARHLKKGGRLAIIDFIPASSPHAGTPDLVVSEAQVDDWAAAAGLTRTEAFSLYTDRYFVIYTKR; from the coding sequence GTGTCACGCGTGCGCCGCCTCGCCCTCGCCTCCGCCCTCGTCCTGCTTCCCGCCGTTGCACTCGCGCAGGTCGGCGTGCGGCCCGCCCGCGAGTACATCGCGATGCTCGACGCGCCGGAGCGCGTCGAGGCGATGCGTGTGCCGGAGCTCATCGCCCGGCTCGCCGTGAAGAAGGAGATGGTGGTGGCCGACGTGGGGGCGGGATCCGGCGTGCTCACCGGCCCGCTGGCCCTGGCCACCGGGCCCGGCGGCGTGGTCTACGCCTCGGACATCGACCCCGACCTGCTCGCGCACATCGCGCGGCGCGCCGAGTCGGCGCGACTGCCGCAGGTCAGGACGGTGCTGGGTACCTTCACCGACCCGATGCTGCCGCAGGCCGTCGACCTCGCGTTGATGAACGACGTGCTCCATCACGTGGCCGACCGCGCCGCCTACCTCAAGGCCGTGGCGCGACACCTCAAGAAGGGCGGCCGGCTCGCCATCATCGACTTCATCCCGGCGTCGAGCCCGCACGCCGGCACGCCGGACCTCGTGGTCTCGGAGGCGCAGGTCGACGACTGGGCCGCCGCGGCCGGCCTGACGCGCACCGAGGCGTTCTCGCTCTACACCGACCGCTACTTCGTCATCTACACGAAGCGCTAG
- a CDS encoding sugar phosphate isomerase/epimerase, protein MHSRNDEQGFGRRDFFRTATAGVAAAGAVLSPQDAARAQEAARKAALERIASNSWPIRPLFKQRPMPPRPAGAPNPAMQSREQAAAAAQAEIEANPNAARALAVANAARAARANLPDAAAMKKTYGEITMLDFPQFTRDTFPGVTRMDLFSGLFGDVTDETMFFPGANGRPGGFDPMSPSGRKWLDQLANTCVKTGTYVQHISNNAPNNLADYGSPEADARRKAGVELAKRWLEGCKVLGVKSMRMNSPQALGPSIRPNAIARGPGDGYPRNIDLIPLLEAAIESHREMADFGGRMGIKVTIENHWGLAADPMNIRTIIDEVNHPYCEASPDFGNWEHEYNLVNGLKALAPYASSNVHAKYWDRWGDRNNVQRSVRIMLAAGFRGTFALEYEQGPHDGVAGAKYLYDEVLAALTTPTPVVG, encoded by the coding sequence GTGCACTCACGGAACGACGAGCAGGGGTTCGGACGACGGGACTTCTTCAGGACGGCGACGGCGGGGGTGGCCGCGGCGGGCGCCGTGCTGTCGCCCCAGGACGCCGCCAGGGCACAGGAGGCAGCGCGCAAGGCCGCCCTCGAGCGCATCGCCAGCAACTCGTGGCCAATCCGACCGCTCTTCAAGCAGCGACCGATGCCGCCGCGTCCTGCCGGGGCGCCGAACCCGGCGATGCAGTCGCGTGAGCAGGCCGCAGCCGCCGCCCAGGCCGAGATCGAGGCCAACCCGAATGCGGCGCGGGCGCTCGCGGTGGCCAACGCCGCACGGGCGGCGCGCGCCAACCTGCCCGACGCCGCGGCCATGAAGAAGACGTACGGCGAGATCACGATGCTGGACTTCCCCCAGTTCACCCGGGACACGTTCCCTGGCGTGACCCGCATGGACCTGTTCTCGGGGTTGTTCGGCGACGTGACCGACGAGACGATGTTCTTCCCGGGCGCCAACGGCCGCCCTGGCGGGTTCGACCCGATGAGCCCGTCGGGACGCAAGTGGCTCGATCAGCTCGCCAACACGTGCGTGAAGACCGGCACGTACGTGCAGCACATCTCCAACAACGCGCCCAACAACCTCGCCGACTACGGCTCGCCCGAGGCCGACGCGCGGCGCAAGGCCGGCGTCGAACTGGCCAAGCGGTGGCTCGAGGGGTGCAAGGTGCTCGGCGTGAAGTCGATGCGGATGAACTCGCCGCAGGCGCTCGGGCCGAGCATCCGTCCCAACGCGATTGCGCGCGGGCCCGGCGACGGCTACCCGCGCAACATCGACCTGATCCCGCTGCTCGAGGCGGCGATCGAGTCACACCGGGAGATGGCCGACTTCGGCGGCAGGATGGGCATCAAGGTGACCATCGAGAACCACTGGGGCCTGGCCGCCGATCCGATGAACATCCGCACCATCATCGACGAGGTGAACCACCCGTACTGCGAGGCGTCGCCGGACTTCGGCAACTGGGAACACGAGTACAACCTGGTGAACGGCCTCAAGGCGCTGGCGCCGTACGCGAGCAGCAACGTGCACGCGAAGTACTGGGATCGGTGGGGCGACCGGAACAACGTCCAGCGGTCGGTGCGGATCATGCTCGCGGCGGGCTTCCGCGGCACGTTCGCGCTCGAGTACGAACAGGGACCGCACGACGGCGTGGCCGGCGCGAAGTACCTCTACGACGAGGTGCTCGCGGCGCTGACCACGCCGACGCCGGTGGTGGGCTAG
- a CDS encoding DUF6544 family protein, which produces MHELDAMAWVFAGFLVVHGLIHLMGFAKAFGYAALPDLTTPISRAMGLAWLAAAALFLVAAVLVVVSPRTWWMVAGAAVLVSLCVVAAAWHDARFGALANVVVAVGIAFGVLTAGPGSLRARYEHDVRAALAARVPDARHVSEADLASLPPPVQRYLRLAGAVGRPRVGAVRARMRGRIRSARDTVWMPLSAEQYDVFGARPARLFYLTASRALVPIQGFHRFVDGAASMRIEAIGLVPVMEQSGPVATQAETVTLFNDICMLAPAALLDAPVTWLDAGTRDAAGRDVVRARYAPDGRAIEAALVFDQDGRLVDFVSDDRSATSPDGTTMVPRRWSTPLLAYRRFGTATLASRGEARWHEGVDSWAYIELEFEAIEYLR; this is translated from the coding sequence GTGCATGAGCTCGACGCGATGGCCTGGGTGTTTGCCGGCTTCCTCGTCGTCCACGGACTCATCCACCTGATGGGGTTCGCCAAGGCCTTCGGGTACGCGGCGCTGCCCGACCTCACGACCCCGATCTCGCGGGCGATGGGGCTGGCCTGGCTGGCGGCTGCCGCCCTCTTCCTCGTCGCCGCCGTGCTCGTGGTCGTGTCGCCACGCACCTGGTGGATGGTCGCCGGCGCCGCGGTGCTCGTGTCGCTGTGCGTGGTGGCGGCGGCGTGGCACGACGCGCGGTTCGGCGCGCTGGCCAACGTCGTCGTGGCCGTGGGCATCGCCTTCGGCGTGCTGACGGCCGGGCCCGGCAGCCTGCGCGCCCGCTACGAGCACGACGTGCGCGCCGCCCTCGCGGCTCGCGTGCCCGACGCGCGTCACGTCAGCGAGGCCGACCTCGCCAGCCTCCCACCGCCGGTGCAGCGCTACCTGCGACTCGCGGGTGCGGTCGGCCGACCCCGCGTCGGGGCGGTGCGGGCGCGGATGCGCGGACGGATCCGCAGCGCCAGGGACACGGTGTGGATGCCGTTGTCGGCCGAGCAGTACGACGTGTTCGGCGCCCGCCCCGCGCGCCTGTTCTATCTCACCGCGTCGCGCGCGCTGGTGCCGATCCAGGGCTTCCACCGGTTCGTCGACGGGGCCGCGTCGATGCGAATCGAGGCCATCGGGCTGGTGCCCGTGATGGAGCAATCGGGGCCGGTCGCCACGCAGGCGGAGACCGTGACCCTGTTCAACGACATCTGCATGCTGGCGCCGGCGGCGTTGCTCGACGCCCCGGTGACGTGGCTCGACGCCGGGACGCGCGACGCAGCGGGCCGCGACGTCGTGCGCGCCCGTTACGCGCCCGATGGGCGAGCCATCGAGGCCGCCCTCGTGTTCGACCAGGACGGCCGGCTCGTCGACTTCGTCTCCGACGACCGGTCGGCCACCTCGCCCGACGGCACGACGATGGTGCCCCGCCGGTGGAGCACGCCGCTGCTGGCCTATCGGCGCTTCGGGACGGCCACCCTGGCGTCTCGTGGCGAGGCGCGCTGGCACGAGGGCGTCGACAGCTGGGCCTACATCGAGCTCGAATTCGAGGCGATCGAGTACCTGCGCTGA
- a CDS encoding ATP-binding protein encodes MPSRFPTSSSRGVPGRRPFRYASLLCAALLAAAPAAARADGHALRDVRVARWTTTEGLPQNTINDIVALPGGELWLATFGGLVRFDGVGFQVIDIAREPGLASNRITAMVPAGPEALWFTTQEGHLGHLERGHVRTVLQPAPAMGTVVGLVRAGGVFHAQGANGDVWTSDAVGPWRLSMKATAGGVGGLNYLASTPTGAVWASFENTMREVTSPLGAAIPLPMKGRAIAAGVDGDVWIGSYHGLLRLHGGRVTPVQVQPALTAGVSVALPINGTTIWVGSDGAVAQLTAQGNGRWVREDLPLDLPPGLVIRALAVDPEGSLWIGTNGRGLYRVDRHSTRRFGEHYGIAAVVAVARDGTGGVWVSSSCNGIFHVDETDIVTHVYRSGVEQDIDPGGCEHAFASAPDGTVWLRWEGHLYRLARNPKRLARTSVELPRDSGPVLARGDGTLWVVSSGGDVRRVSADRVLERYTLPPPLVSATLAPDDTLWIGGSAAIHQVRGATVRTYGEAAGMPRGAVRDVLVAATGEVWVATYGGGLGVLRDGKVTRITTAEGLPDNAISRLLDDGRGRVWMATNRGVAVLPRRDVEDLVAGRRRTLAPAVFGPERGVPEANFGLPAGDVDRRGRVWFGTLDGVVRIDADRFPFNPIAPTIRIDSVLADERELPLGPVVEIPPGTARVRLNFSAAALLYPERMRYRFRIEGIDRDWVDVGPQRFATFTPGGPGRHRFLLQARNEDGVWNLAPAALDLAILPAWWQTRLARLAGLLTVGLLAFGLYRQRVGVLERRHAERLAALERQRRADERAAALRTQLEHVSRVALAGELAASLAHEVKQPLTAIVANAEAAQHILDAGPTPPADLGEILQDIVSQGLRASEVITGLREFLRSGTPDDRPIDMSALVREMLPLVRRELEDHRVRVILELADDLRRVSGRRVQLGQVLVNLLMNACEAMATQDGPRQVTITTRNREDRVEMAVSDTGPGVSPEVAERLFEPFVTTKPAGMGMGLAICRSIAEAHRGRLTAEAAADGGLRVTLSLPIRPADA; translated from the coding sequence ATGCCCTCGCGCTTCCCGACGTCGTCGTCACGTGGCGTACCCGGCCGCCGGCCGTTCCGGTACGCCAGCCTGCTCTGCGCAGCGCTGCTCGCGGCGGCGCCAGCCGCCGCACGCGCCGACGGCCACGCGCTGCGTGACGTCCGCGTCGCGCGCTGGACGACGACCGAGGGCCTGCCGCAGAACACGATCAACGACATCGTGGCGTTGCCCGGCGGCGAGCTGTGGCTGGCGACGTTCGGCGGGCTGGTCCGGTTCGACGGCGTCGGGTTCCAGGTGATCGACATCGCGCGCGAACCCGGCCTGGCCTCCAACCGCATCACCGCGATGGTGCCGGCCGGTCCCGAGGCGCTGTGGTTCACCACGCAGGAAGGGCACCTCGGCCACCTCGAGCGCGGTCACGTGCGCACCGTCCTGCAACCGGCGCCCGCGATGGGCACGGTCGTCGGCCTCGTGCGCGCTGGCGGCGTGTTCCATGCGCAAGGCGCCAACGGCGACGTGTGGACGAGCGATGCCGTCGGCCCGTGGCGACTGTCGATGAAGGCGACGGCCGGCGGCGTGGGTGGGCTGAACTACCTCGCGAGCACGCCCACCGGCGCGGTGTGGGCGTCCTTCGAGAACACCATGCGCGAGGTCACCTCGCCACTCGGGGCTGCCATCCCGCTGCCGATGAAGGGGCGCGCGATCGCCGCCGGGGTCGACGGCGACGTCTGGATCGGGTCGTACCACGGCCTGTTGCGCCTGCACGGCGGGCGCGTCACCCCGGTGCAGGTGCAGCCGGCCCTCACCGCCGGCGTGAGCGTGGCGCTGCCGATCAATGGCACGACGATATGGGTCGGCAGCGACGGCGCCGTGGCGCAGCTCACGGCACAGGGGAACGGCCGCTGGGTCCGCGAGGACCTGCCCCTCGACCTGCCTCCAGGGCTGGTCATCCGTGCGCTCGCCGTCGATCCCGAGGGCAGCCTGTGGATCGGCACCAACGGGCGCGGCCTGTACCGCGTGGACCGTCACTCCACCAGGCGCTTCGGCGAACACTACGGGATTGCCGCCGTGGTCGCCGTGGCGCGCGACGGGACCGGCGGCGTGTGGGTGTCGAGCAGCTGCAACGGCATCTTCCACGTCGACGAGACGGACATCGTCACCCACGTGTACCGGTCGGGCGTCGAGCAGGACATCGACCCCGGTGGCTGCGAGCACGCCTTCGCGTCGGCGCCCGACGGCACGGTGTGGCTCCGCTGGGAAGGTCACTTGTACCGGCTGGCGCGCAACCCGAAGCGACTGGCGCGCACGTCCGTGGAGCTCCCTCGCGACTCCGGCCCCGTCCTGGCGCGCGGCGACGGGACGCTGTGGGTCGTCTCCAGCGGCGGCGACGTGCGCCGTGTCTCGGCCGATCGCGTCCTCGAGCGGTACACGCTGCCTCCTCCCCTGGTGAGCGCGACCCTCGCGCCTGACGACACGCTCTGGATCGGGGGCTCGGCCGCCATCCACCAGGTGCGTGGGGCGACCGTGCGGACCTACGGTGAGGCCGCGGGCATGCCGCGCGGCGCCGTCCGCGACGTGCTGGTCGCGGCGACCGGCGAGGTGTGGGTGGCCACCTACGGCGGCGGCCTCGGCGTGCTCCGCGACGGCAAGGTGACCCGGATCACGACGGCCGAAGGGCTCCCCGACAACGCCATCAGCCGGCTGCTCGACGATGGGCGCGGGCGGGTCTGGATGGCGACCAACCGCGGGGTGGCCGTCCTGCCCCGCCGCGACGTCGAGGACCTGGTGGCGGGCAGGCGCCGCACGCTCGCCCCGGCCGTGTTCGGCCCCGAACGCGGCGTGCCCGAGGCCAACTTCGGGCTCCCCGCCGGCGACGTCGACCGTCGCGGCCGGGTGTGGTTCGGCACGCTCGACGGGGTCGTGCGGATCGATGCGGACCGTTTCCCGTTCAACCCCATCGCCCCGACGATCCGCATCGACAGCGTGCTGGCCGACGAGCGCGAGCTGCCGCTCGGACCGGTCGTCGAGATCCCGCCCGGCACGGCGCGGGTCCGCCTGAACTTCAGCGCTGCGGCGCTCCTCTACCCCGAGCGCATGCGCTACCGGTTCCGGATCGAGGGCATCGACCGCGACTGGGTGGACGTCGGTCCACAGCGGTTCGCCACCTTCACCCCTGGCGGCCCTGGCCGGCACCGCTTCCTGCTGCAGGCGCGCAACGAGGACGGGGTGTGGAACCTGGCGCCGGCCGCGCTCGACCTGGCCATCCTGCCGGCGTGGTGGCAGACGCGCCTGGCGCGACTGGCCGGGCTGCTGACCGTGGGCCTGCTGGCCTTCGGACTCTACCGGCAGCGCGTCGGGGTGCTCGAACGCCGCCACGCCGAGCGCCTCGCGGCGCTGGAACGGCAACGCCGCGCCGACGAGCGCGCCGCCGCCCTGCGCACGCAGCTCGAACACGTCTCCCGCGTCGCGCTGGCCGGCGAACTGGCCGCCAGCCTCGCCCACGAGGTCAAGCAACCCCTCACCGCGATCGTCGCCAACGCCGAAGCGGCACAGCACATCCTCGACGCGGGCCCGACGCCTCCGGCCGACCTCGGCGAGATCCTGCAGGACATCGTGTCGCAGGGCCTGCGCGCCTCGGAAGTGATCACCGGCCTGCGGGAGTTCCTCCGATCGGGCACTCCCGACGACCGGCCGATCGACATGTCGGCGCTGGTCCGCGAGATGCTGCCCCTGGTCCGGCGCGAGCTCGAGGACCATCGGGTGCGCGTGATCCTGGAGTTGGCCGACGACCTGAGGCGCGTCAGCGGCCGCCGCGTGCAACTCGGCCAGGTGCTCGTGAACCTGCTCATGAACGCCTGCGAGGCGATGGCGACGCAGGACGGACCGCGTCAGGTGACGATCACGACGCGCAACCGCGAGGACCGCGTCGAGATGGCCGTCTCGGACACCGGCCCCGGCGTGTCGCCCGAGGTCGCCGAACGCCTGTTCGAGCCGTTCGTGACGACCAAGCCCGCAGGCATGGGCATGGGCCTGGCCATCTGCCGATCGATCGCCGAGGCCCATCGTGGCCGCCTGACGGCCGAGGCCGCGGCGGACGGCGGCCTGCGCGTCACGCTGTCGCTGCCAATCCGGCCAGCGGACGCGTAG
- a CDS encoding response regulator, whose amino-acid sequence MTARERELELEVARLRTMVDVLTRRIEQATDWSGDGYTLFERALSLQDEVERRTRELTTKHAELEEAITSLRKSEDLLDRTGQVAGVGGWELELEPLALRWTAQTCRIHEVPLDYQPDVEQAIEFYAPEARPVIEAAVKTAMEDGTPWDLQLPLVTATGRRIWVRATGLPEWRGGRVVRLTGAFQDITQQKAAEQAILAGTRRLENIIAAERAATWEWEITTGACRFNERWAEMVGYTLEELEPIDIETWTRLAHPDDLVISGKSLDAHFSGAEPVYEAEVRMRHKDGHWIWVHDRGTVLEWTDDGRPKLMAGTHHDITDRREAHDRLCEANLQLMAAEARALELAARAEAASVAKSEFLANMSHEIRTPINGVLGMTSLLLDTNLDPEQRRHTETIAASGESLLSVINDILDVSKIEAGKLDIEAIDFDLADTIEELAASLAFRAHQKGLELVARIADDVPVALRGDPGRLKQIVTNLVGNAVKFTHAGEIALHVDVAERSTDLALLQFTVRDTGIGIPAEKLHAVFDKFTQADGSTTRRYGGTGLGLAIARQLAELMGGRIGVRSEPGHGSEFWFTLRVQVRPQAEASPRPRTPLREVPVLVVDDNRASAEGLAAILRAWGARPVLAGSAEEALAILDRHCRSAAAIRIALVDLRMPGMDGFAFAAAVREAPHLGEVRLVSMHPVSRSGLDAQSQAAGFAADLTKPPRRAELAGAIDRASAPVGAATAAPVAVTAPAPEPPVSIPAGRRLRVLVAEDNPVNQRVAVGILRKLGIDPVVVDNGAQALDALGREPFDLVFMDVQMPELDGFAATRELRRQELPGLNRAVPVIAMTAHAMQGDRERCLQAGMSDYVSKPVSPRAIAAVVEHWCPSAVAAGA is encoded by the coding sequence GTGACGGCACGGGAGCGGGAACTCGAGCTCGAGGTCGCGCGCCTTCGCACGATGGTGGACGTGCTGACGCGCCGCATCGAGCAGGCGACCGACTGGAGCGGGGACGGCTACACGCTGTTCGAGCGCGCGCTCTCGCTCCAGGACGAAGTCGAGCGTCGCACCCGCGAGCTCACCACCAAGCACGCCGAACTCGAGGAGGCGATCACCAGCCTCCGCAAGAGCGAGGACCTGCTCGACCGCACCGGACAGGTGGCCGGCGTCGGCGGCTGGGAACTCGAGCTCGAGCCCCTGGCGCTGCGCTGGACGGCGCAGACCTGCCGCATCCACGAAGTGCCGCTCGACTACCAGCCCGACGTCGAGCAGGCGATCGAGTTCTATGCGCCCGAGGCCCGCCCGGTCATCGAGGCGGCCGTGAAGACGGCGATGGAAGACGGCACGCCGTGGGACCTGCAACTGCCGTTGGTCACCGCCACCGGGCGTCGCATCTGGGTGCGCGCCACCGGCCTGCCCGAGTGGCGCGGCGGCCGGGTGGTGCGCCTCACCGGCGCCTTCCAGGACATCACGCAGCAGAAGGCTGCCGAGCAGGCCATCCTCGCGGGCACGAGGCGCCTCGAGAACATCATCGCCGCCGAACGGGCCGCCACCTGGGAGTGGGAGATCACCACCGGCGCCTGCCGCTTCAACGAACGCTGGGCGGAGATGGTGGGCTACACCCTCGAGGAACTCGAGCCCATCGACATCGAGACCTGGACGCGGCTGGCCCACCCCGACGACCTGGTGATCTCGGGCAAGTCGCTCGATGCGCATTTCTCGGGCGCCGAGCCGGTCTACGAGGCCGAGGTGCGGATGCGGCACAAGGACGGGCACTGGATCTGGGTGCACGATCGCGGCACCGTGCTCGAGTGGACCGACGACGGCCGGCCGAAGCTGATGGCCGGCACGCACCACGACATCACCGACCGGCGCGAGGCGCACGACCGCTTGTGCGAGGCCAACCTGCAGCTCATGGCCGCCGAGGCGCGGGCGCTCGAACTGGCGGCACGCGCCGAAGCCGCCAGCGTCGCCAAGAGCGAGTTCCTCGCCAACATGAGCCACGAGATCCGCACGCCCATCAACGGCGTGCTCGGCATGACGAGCCTGCTGCTCGACACCAACCTCGATCCCGAGCAGCGTCGGCACACCGAGACCATCGCCGCCAGTGGCGAGTCGCTCCTCTCGGTGATCAACGACATCCTGGACGTCTCGAAGATCGAGGCTGGCAAGCTGGACATCGAAGCCATCGACTTCGACCTGGCCGACACGATCGAGGAACTGGCCGCCTCGCTTGCCTTCCGGGCCCACCAGAAGGGCCTCGAGCTGGTGGCCCGCATCGCCGACGATGTCCCCGTCGCGCTGCGGGGTGACCCGGGCCGCCTCAAGCAGATCGTCACCAACCTGGTGGGCAACGCCGTCAAGTTCACCCACGCCGGCGAGATCGCGCTGCATGTCGATGTCGCGGAACGTTCCACCGACCTCGCCCTGCTGCAGTTCACGGTGCGCGACACGGGCATCGGCATCCCGGCCGAGAAGCTCCACGCGGTCTTCGACAAGTTCACGCAGGCCGACGGCTCCACGACGCGGCGGTACGGCGGCACGGGCCTCGGGTTGGCCATCGCGCGGCAACTCGCCGAGTTGATGGGCGGCCGCATCGGCGTCCGCAGCGAGCCGGGGCACGGCTCGGAGTTCTGGTTCACGTTGCGCGTGCAGGTGCGCCCGCAGGCCGAGGCGTCGCCGCGGCCGCGAACGCCGCTGCGTGAGGTGCCGGTGCTGGTGGTGGACGACAATCGCGCGAGTGCCGAGGGGCTCGCGGCGATCCTGCGCGCCTGGGGCGCGCGGCCCGTCCTTGCCGGTTCGGCCGAGGAGGCGCTGGCCATCCTCGATCGGCACTGCCGGTCGGCGGCCGCGATCCGCATCGCCCTGGTCGACCTGCGGATGCCCGGCATGGACGGTTTCGCCTTCGCGGCCGCCGTGCGCGAGGCACCCCACCTGGGCGAGGTGCGCCTCGTCTCGATGCACCCGGTGAGCCGCAGCGGCCTCGACGCTCAGAGCCAGGCCGCCGGCTTTGCCGCCGATCTGACCAAGCCGCCGCGCCGGGCCGAACTGGCCGGGGCGATCGATCGCGCCAGCGCGCCGGTGGGTGCAGCGACGGCCGCGCCGGTCGCGGTCACCGCTCCCGCCCCCGAGCCGCCCGTGTCCATACCGGCCGGCCGACGGCTCCGGGTGCTGGTGGCCGAGGACAACCCCGTGAACCAGCGCGTCGCGGTGGGCATTCTCCGCAAGCTCGGGATCGATCCCGTGGTGGTCGACAACGGCGCCCAGGCCCTCGACGCGCTCGGGCGCGAGCCCTTCGACCTCGTGTTCATGGACGTGCAGATGCCCGAGCTCGATGGCTTTGCGGCGACCAGGGAGCTACGCCGGCAGGAACTCCCCGGCCTGAACCGCGCGGTGCCCGTCATTGCCATGACGGCCCATGCGATGCAGGGCGATCGCGAGCGATGCCTGCAGGCCGGCATGAGCGACTACGTGTCCAAGCCCGTGTCCCCGCGGGCCATCGCCGCCGTGGTCGAGCACTGGTGCCCTTCCGCGGTCGCCGCGGGCGCGTGA